In Nematostella vectensis chromosome 11, jaNemVect1.1, whole genome shotgun sequence, a genomic segment contains:
- the LOC5511798 gene encoding RNA-binding protein 38, giving the protein MIRNQDTKFTKLFVGGIPYESGDDALRKFFAQFGEIREAVVIKDRVTKKSKGYGFVTMATSDAAELACKNKRPMIEGRQANVNLAYLGAKPKPTRAMRSPPSSPYAYCPAVTVGSPAQQYLYTPMYSPTQSAPTLSGSPLTVIPPGPQSPNGVAPQVQTIQPFYIDYGGGTAVVFNAVYDPYCYSPQPTYVQTLPQSPPPTNSPVTPTFTFPGPVNPTVPTQHFFPAQYEFIAQPQVQ; this is encoded by the exons ATGATAAGAAATCAAGACACCAAGTTTACTAAGCTTTTCGTTGGCGGGATTCCATACGAATCCGGTGATGATGCTTTGCGAAAGTTTTTCGCGCAGTTTGGAGAGATCAGAGAAGCTGTCGTCATTAAAGACCGTGTGACCAAGAAATCCAAGGGTTATGGATTT GTAACGATGGCTACCTCAGACGCCGCCGAGCTCGCGTGCAAGAACAAACGGCCGATGATCGAGGGGAGACAAGCTAATGTCAATCTTGCATATCTAGGCGCTAAACCCAAGCCTACAAGAG CGATGCGTAGCCCGCCGAGTTCGCCATATGCGTATTGTCCAGCAGTTACAGTGGG ATCGCCAGCGCAGCAGTATCTTTACACACCAATGTACTCACCAACCCAGTCCGCGCCAACGCTATCGGGAAGCCCTTTAACGGTTATCCCACCCGGCCCTCAATCACCTAATGGTGTTGCGCCACAGGTTCAGACGATACAACCTTTCTATATCGACTATGGCGGAGGAACTGCCGTCGTTTTTAACGCCGTCTACGACCCATACTGCTATTCACCGCAGCCTACATACGTGCAAACGCTACCTCAGTCTCCTCCACCGACGAATTCACCGGTAACTCCAACATTCACGTTCCCAGGGCCCGTGAATCCAACAGTTCCCACTCAGCATTTTTTCCCGGCGCAATACGAGTTTATCGCCCAACCGCAAGTTCAATAG